One genomic region from Halomicrobium zhouii encodes:
- a CDS encoding class I SAM-dependent methyltransferase, with protein MQPDDVREDWAERSGQFSPAYYAEIGQNEVSETLADVLGHYVGDDAAILEVGCGSGRHLAHLRDHGFENLSGVDINDDSFDVMADHYPGLAETGSFHTGALEDLLPEFDEDAFDVVYTVETLQHVHPDDAWVFDEFARLTTDLLITAENEGNSPNRGRDDADVSYVNDEFPLFHRDWKDVFSGRGFAQLIREPTARDTIRVFRVV; from the coding sequence ATGCAGCCGGACGACGTCCGCGAGGACTGGGCCGAACGGTCGGGACAGTTCTCGCCGGCGTACTACGCCGAAATCGGACAGAACGAGGTGAGCGAGACGCTCGCCGACGTGCTCGGTCACTACGTCGGCGACGACGCCGCGATCCTCGAGGTCGGCTGTGGCTCCGGGCGCCACCTCGCACACCTGCGAGACCACGGGTTCGAGAATCTCTCCGGGGTCGACATCAACGACGACTCCTTCGACGTGATGGCCGACCACTACCCGGGGCTTGCCGAGACCGGGAGCTTCCACACCGGCGCGCTCGAAGACCTCCTGCCCGAGTTCGACGAGGACGCCTTCGACGTCGTCTACACCGTCGAGACGCTCCAGCACGTCCATCCCGACGACGCCTGGGTGTTCGACGAGTTCGCCCGCCTCACGACGGACCTGTTGATCACCGCGGAGAACGAGGGTAACAGCCCGAACCGGGGCCGCGACGACGCCGACGTGAGTTACGTGAACGACGAGTTCCCGCTGTTCCACCGCGACTGGAAGGACGTCTTCTCCGGGCGCGGGTTCGCCCAGCTCATTCGCGAGCCGACCGCACGGGACACGATTCGCGTGTTCCGCGTGGTCTGA
- a CDS encoding RNase J family beta-CASP ribonuclease — protein sequence MEIEIATIGGYEEVGRQMTAVRAGDDVVVFDMGLNLSKVLIHDNLRVEGMHSLDLIDMGAIPDDRVMSELDGTVKAIVPTHGHLDHIGAISKLAHRYDAPIVATPFTLALVEEEIDDENKFHVQNDLVEMEAGETMSIGERCELEFVNVTHSIIDAINPVLHTPEGAVVYGLDKRMDHTPVIGDPIDMKRFREIGREGEGVLCYIEDCTNANRKGRTPSEAVAREQLHDVMRSLEDYDGGIVATTFSSHIARVSSLVEFADEIGREPVLLGRSMEQYSGTADRIGAVDLPDDLGMYGHRKSVDRAFERIMSEGKENFLPVVTGHQGEPRAMLTRMGRGETTYELDEGDKVVFSAGVIPEPTNEGQRYQSETLLRMQGARIYDDVHVSGHLRQEGHYEMLDALQPQHVIPAHQDMKGFSGYVDLASSQGYELGRDLHVTQNGNTIQIV from the coding sequence ATGGAAATCGAAATCGCAACTATCGGCGGCTACGAGGAAGTCGGTCGCCAGATGACCGCAGTCCGTGCCGGAGACGACGTCGTCGTCTTCGACATGGGGCTCAATCTCTCGAAGGTACTGATTCACGACAACCTCCGCGTCGAGGGGATGCACTCGCTCGACCTCATCGACATGGGGGCGATCCCGGACGACCGCGTCATGTCCGAACTCGACGGCACGGTGAAGGCGATCGTGCCGACACACGGCCACCTGGACCACATCGGCGCCATCTCGAAACTGGCCCACCGCTACGACGCGCCCATCGTCGCGACGCCGTTCACGCTCGCGCTCGTCGAGGAAGAGATAGACGACGAGAACAAGTTCCACGTCCAGAACGACCTCGTCGAGATGGAAGCCGGCGAGACGATGTCGATCGGCGAACGCTGCGAACTGGAGTTCGTCAACGTCACGCACTCGATCATCGACGCGATCAACCCGGTGCTCCACACGCCCGAAGGCGCCGTCGTCTACGGCCTGGACAAGCGTATGGACCACACGCCGGTCATCGGCGACCCCATCGACATGAAGCGCTTCCGCGAAATCGGTCGCGAGGGCGAGGGCGTCCTCTGTTACATCGAGGACTGTACCAACGCGAACAGGAAAGGTCGCACGCCCTCCGAGGCCGTCGCCCGGGAGCAACTCCACGACGTGATGCGGAGCCTGGAGGACTACGACGGCGGCATCGTCGCCACGACCTTCTCCTCGCACATCGCCCGCGTCTCCTCGCTCGTCGAGTTCGCCGACGAGATCGGGCGCGAACCGGTCCTGCTCGGCCGGTCGATGGAGCAGTACTCCGGGACCGCGGACCGCATCGGCGCCGTCGACCTGCCCGACGACCTCGGGATGTACGGCCACCGGAAGTCCGTCGACCGGGCCTTCGAGCGCATCATGAGCGAGGGGAAGGAGAACTTCCTCCCCGTCGTCACGGGCCACCAGGGCGAACCCCGCGCGATGCTCACCCGGATGGGCCGGGGCGAGACGACGTACGAACTCGACGAGGGCGACAAGGTCGTCTTCTCGGCGGGCGTCATCCCCGAGCCGACCAACGAGGGCCAGCGCTACCAGTCCGAGACACTCCTGCGGATGCAGGGGGCCCGCATCTACGACGACGTTCACGTCTCGGGCCACCTGCGCCAGGAGGGCCACTACGAGATGCTCGACGCACTCCAGCCCCAGCACGTCATCCCGGCCCACCAGGACATGAAAGGGTTCTCGGGCTACGTCGACCTGGCCAGCAGCCAGGGCTACGAACTCGGTCGTGACCTCCACGTGACCCAGAACGGCAACACCATCCAGATCGTCTGA
- a CDS encoding SDR family NAD(P)-dependent oxidoreductase — translation MTATNDCEVTVEGKNAVVIGGTRGIGRAIALAFARDGADVVSTSRSEDAVAEAAAELRDLGAETTAVTCDVRDRESIETLQREAEDALGEIDILVNSAGVVAQASITEMTDEQWETDIDVCLSGVFRATQIFAREMSDGSIINISSMSADQAREERVAYCAAKSGVNGITRATAADLAPDIRVNAIAPGFIKTEMAGPKLDDDAEFRAHVDERTPMERVATPDEVSGLAVYLASDAASFTTGEVVTVDGGFNPSSV, via the coding sequence ATGACAGCCACGAACGACTGTGAAGTGACGGTCGAGGGGAAGAACGCGGTAGTCATCGGCGGGACGCGCGGCATCGGTCGCGCTATCGCGCTCGCGTTCGCGCGTGACGGCGCCGACGTCGTCTCGACGAGCCGATCGGAAGACGCCGTCGCCGAAGCCGCCGCGGAGCTGCGCGACCTGGGTGCGGAGACGACGGCAGTCACCTGTGACGTCCGGGACCGCGAGTCCATCGAGACCCTCCAGCGGGAGGCCGAGGACGCGCTCGGCGAGATCGATATCCTCGTGAACTCCGCCGGCGTCGTCGCCCAGGCCTCCATCACCGAGATGACCGACGAGCAGTGGGAGACGGACATCGACGTCTGCCTCTCCGGCGTGTTTCGGGCGACCCAGATCTTCGCCCGGGAGATGTCCGACGGGAGTATCATCAACATCTCCTCGATGTCGGCCGACCAGGCCCGCGAGGAGCGCGTCGCCTACTGCGCCGCCAAGAGCGGCGTCAACGGCATCACTCGCGCGACGGCCGCCGACCTGGCCCCGGACATCCGCGTCAACGCCATCGCGCCGGGGTTCATCAAGACGGAGATGGCCGGCCCGAAACTCGACGACGACGCCGAGTTCCGCGCGCACGTCGACGAGCGGACGCCGATGGAGCGCGTCGCCACGCCGGACGAGGTCAGCGGGCTCGCGGTCTACCTCGCCAGCGACGCCGCCTCGTTCACGACCGGCGAAGTCGTCACCGTCGACGGCGGCTTCAACCCGAGTTCGGTCTGA
- a CDS encoding beta-CASP ribonuclease aCPSF1, with amino-acid sequence MTTADEALDDIHEQVEAETPDDITISRVQFEGAELVIYTPDVKAFAARDRLVPNLAQTFQKRITVRPTPDALVPQDKATPEIREIIPDDAGVQSIDFDSDTGEVLIEAEKPGLVIGRRGNTLDEIRTAVGWTPEVVRTPPIESSTVSNVRNFLKQERQDRREILERVGRQIHRPTTSEEDWVRITTLGCCREVGRAAFILSTPETRILIDCGDKPGAEGEVPYLQAPEALAAGPQSIDAVVLTHAHLDHSALLPILFKYGYDGPIYTTEPTRDLMGLLQLDYLDVASKEGRTPPYESQMVRETLKHTIPVEYGNVTDIAPDVKLTMHNAGHILGSAVCHFHVGEGHYNVAFSGDIHYEDTRLLDGAVNDFPRVETLVLESTYGGRNDYQTDQADSERNLEAVINEVHEQDGKVLIPAFAVGRSQELMLVLEEAMREGRIPTMPVYLDGMIREATAIHAAYPEHLRERLRDRILYEDDNPFLADQFQQVDGGDEMRRDVVDGEPAIILTTSGMITGGPIMSWLRLLGGDPNSTLTFVGYQAEGTLGRQIQQGRDEISMNDTAGNGAERVALNMGVETVDGFSGHADRAGLESFVETMNPRPERILCVHGDESSTDQLSSALYQKFNMRTVAPKNLETFRLA; translated from the coding sequence ATGACGACAGCAGACGAAGCACTCGACGACATCCACGAACAGGTAGAGGCGGAGACGCCGGACGACATCACCATCTCGCGCGTCCAGTTCGAGGGGGCGGAACTGGTGATCTACACGCCGGACGTCAAGGCCTTCGCGGCACGGGACCGACTGGTCCCCAACCTCGCCCAGACGTTCCAGAAGCGGATCACCGTCCGCCCGACGCCGGACGCACTGGTGCCCCAGGATAAAGCGACACCGGAGATCCGGGAGATAATTCCCGACGACGCCGGCGTCCAGTCCATCGACTTCGACTCCGACACCGGGGAAGTGCTCATCGAGGCCGAGAAGCCAGGACTGGTCATCGGCCGCCGGGGAAACACGCTCGACGAGATCCGGACGGCGGTCGGCTGGACCCCCGAGGTCGTCCGGACGCCGCCCATCGAGTCCTCCACCGTCTCGAACGTCCGTAACTTCCTCAAGCAGGAGCGCCAGGATCGACGGGAGATCCTGGAGCGGGTCGGCCGCCAGATCCATCGTCCCACCACGAGCGAGGAGGACTGGGTCCGAATCACGACGCTCGGGTGCTGCCGCGAGGTCGGTCGTGCTGCCTTCATCCTCTCGACGCCCGAGACGCGCATCCTCATCGACTGCGGCGACAAGCCCGGCGCCGAGGGCGAGGTGCCGTACCTCCAGGCGCCCGAGGCGCTCGCCGCCGGCCCGCAGTCCATCGACGCGGTCGTGCTCACCCACGCCCACCTCGACCACTCCGCGCTGCTGCCCATCCTGTTCAAGTACGGCTACGACGGTCCCATCTACACGACCGAACCGACCCGGGACCTGATGGGCCTGCTCCAGCTCGACTACCTCGACGTCGCCTCGAAGGAGGGCCGCACTCCGCCCTACGAGAGCCAGATGGTCCGCGAGACGCTCAAACACACCATCCCGGTGGAGTACGGCAACGTCACCGACATCGCCCCGGACGTGAAGCTGACGATGCACAACGCCGGCCACATCCTCGGCTCCGCCGTCTGTCACTTCCACGTCGGCGAGGGCCACTACAACGTCGCCTTCTCCGGCGACATCCACTACGAGGACACCCGCCTCCTCGACGGTGCGGTCAACGACTTCCCGCGCGTCGAGACGCTCGTCCTCGAATCCACCTACGGCGGCCGCAACGACTACCAGACCGACCAGGCGGACTCCGAGCGGAACCTGGAGGCGGTCATCAACGAGGTCCACGAGCAGGACGGCAAGGTCCTCATTCCCGCCTTCGCCGTCGGTCGCTCCCAGGAACTCATGCTCGTGCTCGAAGAGGCGATGCGCGAGGGCCGCATCCCGACGATGCCGGTGTACCTCGACGGGATGATCCGCGAGGCGACCGCCATCCACGCGGCGTACCCGGAACACCTCCGAGAGCGCCTGCGCGACCGGATCCTCTACGAGGACGACAACCCGTTCCTCGCCGACCAGTTCCAGCAGGTCGACGGCGGCGACGAAATGCGCCGCGACGTCGTCGACGGCGAGCCCGCCATCATCCTGACGACGTCGGGGATGATCACCGGCGGCCCCATCATGTCCTGGCTCCGCCTCCTCGGTGGCGACCCGAACAGCACGCTGACGTTCGTCGGTTATCAGGCCGAGGGGACGCTCGGTCGTCAGATCCAGCAGGGCCGCGACGAAATCTCGATGAACGACACTGCCGGCAACGGTGCCGAGCGCGTCGCCCTGAACATGGGCGTCGAGACGGTCGACGGCTTCTCCGGCCACGCCGACCGCGCGGGCCTGGAGAGCTTCGTCGAGACGATGAACCCCCGTCCCGAGCGCATCCTCTGTGTCCACGGCGACGAGTCCTCGACCGACCAGCTCTCCTCCGCCCTCTACCAGAAGTTCAACATGCGCACCGTCGCGCCAAAGAACCTGGAGACGTTCCGCCTGGCCTGA
- a CDS encoding FAD-dependent oxidoreductase: MGTTFVVVGGDAAGLSAAGKAKRDAPDTDVVVFERGDWVSYGACGLPYYVEGRIAALSDLQVLEPRRIIEDRGIDLRRHHEVTAVDPDARTVTVDGDDGEYEESYDVLLLATGGTATVPDVPGADLAGVFSIRSLEAGRALKHYLAPHDAPPPRQTPTDEATALLEHFEDRDPRTVGVVGANKIGIELAEAFLGRGLQVHLFDESARVLPSFGADVAGTVEERLREGGLELHLETAVQGFPGEDGRVAGVETADGVVPVDAVVADVGVEPAVELATDAGIDLGPTGAIATDEYGRTQDSRVYAAGDCAEKRHLLTGDPVHWPFALAANRAGRAVGRTIAGRPTPVGGVVGTLVMKAMGLQVARTGIVDHEEARGAGYDPVSALVTTITRAHYYPGWSRMVVHATADAESGRLLGANMVGEEGAAHRINSVAAAVTAGMTVTDAGMLDFGYAPPFGPVWDPVLGVAKVLDEKLSTGAESG, from the coding sequence ATGGGAACGACGTTCGTCGTCGTCGGCGGCGACGCCGCTGGGCTCAGCGCTGCGGGAAAGGCGAAACGGGACGCGCCGGACACCGACGTCGTCGTGTTCGAGCGGGGAGACTGGGTGTCCTACGGCGCCTGTGGCCTCCCCTACTACGTCGAGGGGCGGATCGCGGCCCTGTCTGACCTGCAGGTACTCGAACCGCGCCGGATAATCGAGGACCGGGGGATCGACCTCCGCCGTCACCACGAGGTGACCGCCGTCGACCCGGACGCCCGGACCGTCACCGTCGACGGCGACGACGGCGAGTACGAGGAGTCCTACGACGTGCTACTGCTCGCGACCGGTGGGACCGCGACGGTCCCGGACGTCCCCGGCGCAGACCTGGCCGGCGTGTTCTCGATCCGCAGCCTCGAGGCCGGTCGCGCGCTCAAACACTACCTCGCACCGCACGACGCGCCGCCGCCGCGGCAGACGCCGACCGACGAAGCAACGGCCTTGCTCGAGCACTTCGAGGACCGTGACCCCCGAACTGTCGGCGTCGTCGGCGCGAACAAGATCGGTATCGAACTCGCGGAGGCGTTCCTCGGCCGCGGCCTGCAGGTCCACCTCTTCGACGAGTCCGCACGCGTCCTCCCCTCGTTCGGGGCCGACGTCGCGGGCACGGTCGAAGAGCGCCTCCGGGAAGGGGGTCTCGAACTCCATCTCGAAACCGCCGTCCAGGGGTTCCCGGGCGAGGACGGGCGCGTCGCCGGCGTGGAGACGGCCGACGGCGTGGTTCCGGTCGACGCGGTGGTCGCCGACGTCGGCGTCGAACCGGCCGTCGAACTCGCCACCGACGCGGGGATCGACCTGGGCCCGACCGGGGCGATCGCGACCGACGAGTACGGACGGACGCAGGATTCCAGGGTGTACGCCGCGGGCGACTGCGCGGAGAAGCGCCACCTGCTCACCGGCGACCCCGTCCACTGGCCCTTCGCGCTCGCGGCCAACCGCGCCGGCCGTGCCGTCGGCCGCACCATCGCCGGTCGACCGACGCCCGTCGGCGGCGTCGTCGGTACGCTCGTGATGAAAGCGATGGGCCTCCAGGTGGCCCGGACCGGCATCGTCGACCACGAAGAGGCCCGTGGCGCAGGATACGACCCCGTCTCGGCCCTCGTTACGACGATCACGCGCGCTCACTACTACCCGGGATGGTCGCGCATGGTCGTCCACGCGACCGCCGACGCCGAGTCCGGCCGGCTGCTCGGGGCCAACATGGTCGGCGAGGAAGGGGCCGCCCACCGCATCAACTCCGTGGCCGCCGCCGTCACGGCCGGTATGACCGTCACCGACGCGGGGATGCTCGACTTCGGGTACGCGCCACCGTTCGGGCCGGTCTGGGACCCGGTGCTGGGCGTCGCGAAGGTGCTCGACGAGAAACTGTCGACCGGTGCGGAGTCCGGCTGA
- a CDS encoding CBS domain-containing protein produces the protein MTLRSIARPLDQVVTASRDTPVREIARYMEEQAVGSVVVVDEDEPVGIVTDRDLTLSAINRDMPLDTPVRKVMEHDVVTADADAGVAEACRKMKRHRVRRLPVVDDDALVGFVSADDLLLLLVEELDCLATIVRYESPPH, from the coding sequence ATGACACTCAGATCTATCGCCCGGCCGCTCGACCAGGTCGTCACCGCGTCGCGAGACACCCCGGTACGAGAGATCGCGCGCTACATGGAGGAACAGGCAGTCGGGTCCGTGGTCGTCGTCGACGAGGACGAACCGGTCGGTATCGTGACCGACCGGGACCTGACGCTCTCGGCCATCAACCGCGATATGCCCTTGGACACGCCCGTCAGGAAGGTGATGGAACACGACGTCGTCACCGCCGACGCCGACGCGGGCGTCGCCGAGGCCTGCCGGAAGATGAAGCGCCACAGGGTGCGGCGCCTTCCCGTCGTCGACGACGACGCGCTCGTCGGGTTCGTCTCCGCGGACGACCTGTTGCTGTTGCTGGTGGAGGAACTCGACTGCCTGGCGACGATCGTGCGGTACGAATCACCGCCGCACTGA
- a CDS encoding DUF7122 family protein, translated as MSRESTRFDRVPATEAERDDDDPEQVTREEILDFWEDRYGVSPTVFDDHTFWERGAGKIWIFRGDAPSPVDVEGLGMTFLRTRQEHWKPTTEAVQRFGDHADQCVVHLDEDQAATFVDGEDQEIADWDGDWGYLIVTHDLVGESEPMGVGLYLYGELRSQVPKGRQRAF; from the coding sequence ATGAGCCGCGAGAGCACCAGATTCGATCGAGTACCGGCCACAGAGGCCGAGCGCGACGACGACGACCCGGAGCAGGTCACGCGCGAGGAGATACTCGACTTCTGGGAGGACCGCTACGGCGTCTCGCCCACCGTCTTCGACGACCACACCTTCTGGGAGCGCGGCGCCGGCAAGATCTGGATCTTCCGCGGGGACGCGCCGTCGCCGGTCGACGTCGAAGGGCTGGGGATGACGTTCCTCCGGACGCGCCAGGAACACTGGAAGCCCACCACGGAGGCGGTCCAGCGGTTCGGCGACCACGCCGACCAGTGCGTCGTCCACCTCGACGAAGACCAGGCGGCGACGTTCGTCGACGGCGAGGACCAGGAGATAGCCGACTGGGACGGCGACTGGGGGTACCTCATCGTCACCCACGACCTGGTCGGCGAGTCCGAGCCGATGGGCGTCGGTCTCTACCTCTACGGCGAACTCCGCTCACAGGTTCCCAAGGGTCGTCAGCGAGCGTTCTGA
- a CDS encoding RsmB/NOP family class I SAM-dependent RNA methyltransferase has product MEVLDRYESIVDDFEAFTAACERPLPAAVRVNTIKTTVERARAALDAEGIAYDPVDWYPGLLKLPDDQPGTNWPYFHGWIYGQEEVSAVPAEVLDPEPGERVWDACAAPGSKTSQLAALMDDEGVVVATDSNLGRLSALRSNAERLGVTNVAVTHEDARNHSLKPFGFDEYDRALVDVPCSCEGTIRKNPDALDDWEYDHVKGISGVQKGVLRRAMQATRAGGTVVYSTCTFAPEENEAVLDYVLEEEPCRLIDFEIPLDSVPGITEWPGGEDGAGDADVAGSDDSDDRSREFDPSVEKAKRIYPHHNDTGGFFCAKLEVEG; this is encoded by the coding sequence ATGGAAGTCCTGGACCGCTACGAGTCCATCGTGGACGACTTCGAGGCGTTCACCGCGGCGTGTGAGCGCCCGCTCCCCGCCGCCGTCCGCGTCAACACGATCAAGACGACTGTCGAACGGGCCCGCGCCGCGCTCGACGCCGAGGGCATCGCGTACGACCCCGTCGACTGGTATCCCGGACTGCTGAAACTTCCCGACGACCAGCCCGGGACCAACTGGCCGTACTTCCACGGCTGGATCTACGGCCAGGAGGAGGTCTCCGCCGTCCCGGCAGAGGTGCTGGATCCGGAGCCAGGCGAGCGCGTCTGGGACGCCTGCGCCGCGCCGGGGTCCAAGACTTCGCAACTCGCCGCGCTGATGGACGACGAGGGGGTCGTCGTGGCGACGGACTCGAACCTCGGCCGGCTCTCCGCGCTCCGGTCCAACGCCGAGCGCCTCGGCGTCACGAACGTCGCCGTCACGCACGAAGACGCGCGCAACCACTCGCTCAAGCCCTTCGGCTTCGACGAGTACGACCGCGCACTCGTCGACGTCCCCTGTTCCTGCGAGGGGACGATCAGGAAGAACCCCGACGCGCTGGACGACTGGGAGTACGACCACGTGAAGGGCATCTCGGGCGTCCAGAAGGGCGTCCTCCGGCGGGCCATGCAGGCCACCCGCGCGGGCGGCACCGTCGTCTACTCGACGTGTACGTTCGCGCCCGAGGAGAACGAGGCCGTCCTCGACTACGTACTCGAGGAGGAGCCCTGCCGTCTCATCGACTTCGAGATACCGCTCGACTCCGTGCCGGGGATCACGGAGTGGCCCGGCGGCGAGGACGGGGCTGGCGATGCGGACGTGGCTGGGTCAGACGACTCCGACGACCGCTCCCGCGAGTTCGACCCCAGCGTCGAGAAGGCAAAGCGCATCTACCCCCACCACAACGACACTGGCGGGTTCTTCTGTGCGAAACTGGAGGTAGAGGGATGA
- a CDS encoding proteasome assembly chaperone family protein, with product MAHVTVHRDDVALEEPMLVEGLPGIGLVGKIAADHLVSAFEMTHYASVHCDGLPRVAVYQKGETGVRSPVRIYADEDRDLLVLSSDVPVSPKSAEHFVDCVTEWFQDHDVTPIYLSGLPAEKGDVPDLAGIATGGAADLLAEAGIEAPGQDGAVTGPTGALIYEAERRDLDSVGLVVESNRQFPDPEAARIILLNGVEPLTGVEVETDSLVEQAEEISEAKSQLAQQMQQASDESTSAEPLGMYQ from the coding sequence ATGGCACACGTAACGGTCCACCGAGACGACGTCGCGCTCGAGGAGCCGATGCTGGTCGAGGGGCTGCCGGGCATCGGCCTCGTCGGCAAGATAGCCGCGGACCACCTGGTATCGGCTTTCGAGATGACGCACTACGCGTCGGTGCACTGCGACGGGTTGCCCCGCGTCGCCGTGTACCAGAAAGGGGAGACCGGCGTCCGGTCACCGGTCCGGATCTACGCCGACGAGGACCGGGACCTGCTCGTCCTCAGCAGCGACGTCCCCGTCTCTCCGAAGAGTGCGGAACACTTCGTCGACTGCGTTACGGAGTGGTTCCAGGACCACGACGTGACGCCCATCTACCTGAGCGGTCTCCCCGCGGAGAAGGGTGACGTTCCCGACCTCGCCGGGATCGCGACGGGCGGTGCAGCGGACTTGCTGGCCGAGGCGGGGATCGAGGCGCCCGGCCAGGACGGCGCGGTGACGGGACCGACCGGCGCGCTCATCTACGAGGCGGAACGACGCGACCTCGACTCGGTGGGCCTGGTCGTCGAGTCGAACAGGCAGTTCCCCGACCCCGAGGCGGCGCGGATCATCCTCCTGAACGGCGTCGAACCGCTGACCGGCGTCGAGGTCGAGACCGACAGCCTGGTCGAACAGGCCGAGGAGATCAGCGAGGCCAAGTCACAACTCGCCCAGCAGATGCAGCAGGCCAGCGACGAGAGCACGAGCGCCGAACCGCTCGGGATGTACCAATGA
- the sppA gene encoding signal peptide peptidase SppA: protein MSDAQRRAAQLVIVALAALLAAIVGWIVFVVVPQNLAQLLGVLLLIGLVVVAVRVGGNIANSIFPSHNAAEVAVEGPITRDGGGSLTSPPVGAEADEVVDQIERADEDDGVQALLVKLNTPGGEIVPSEDIRIAAERFDGPTIAYATDVCASGGYDIAAGCDELWAREGSIVGSIGVIGSRVNAADLADRLGLSYERLAAGEYKDAGTPLKEFEPDERAYLQGLIDDYYDQFVETVADGRELDEETVRDTEARVYLGDQAAELGLVDELGTREDVEAHVEELIDEPVAVEEFEPSRGIMRRLRGGAQSVAFALGAGVASVFSGDVDGLTFRR from the coding sequence ATGAGCGACGCCCAGCGGCGGGCGGCACAGCTCGTGATCGTCGCGCTGGCCGCCCTGCTCGCCGCCATCGTCGGCTGGATCGTGTTCGTCGTCGTCCCCCAGAACCTGGCGCAACTGCTCGGCGTCCTCCTCCTGATCGGGCTCGTCGTGGTCGCGGTCCGCGTGGGTGGCAACATCGCGAATTCCATCTTCCCCTCGCACAACGCGGCCGAGGTCGCCGTCGAGGGGCCGATCACCCGCGACGGCGGCGGAAGCCTGACCAGCCCGCCGGTCGGAGCTGAGGCCGACGAGGTCGTCGACCAGATCGAACGCGCCGACGAGGACGACGGCGTCCAGGCGCTCCTGGTGAAGCTCAACACGCCCGGCGGCGAGATCGTCCCGAGCGAGGACATCCGCATCGCCGCCGAGCGATTCGACGGCCCCACTATCGCGTACGCTACGGACGTCTGCGCCAGCGGCGGCTACGACATCGCCGCCGGCTGTGACGAACTCTGGGCCCGCGAGGGGAGCATCGTCGGCTCCATCGGCGTCATCGGTTCGCGAGTCAACGCCGCCGACCTGGCCGACCGCCTCGGCCTCTCCTACGAGCGCCTGGCCGCCGGCGAGTACAAGGACGCGGGGACGCCGCTGAAGGAGTTCGAACCCGACGAGCGGGCCTACCTCCAGGGGCTCATCGACGACTACTACGACCAGTTCGTCGAGACCGTCGCCGATGGTCGCGAACTCGACGAAGAGACCGTCCGCGATACCGAAGCAAGGGTCTACCTCGGCGACCAGGCGGCCGAACTCGGCCTCGTGGACGAGCTCGGGACGCGCGAGGACGTCGAGGCCCACGTCGAGGAACTGATCGACGAGCCAGTGGCCGTCGAGGAGTTCGAACCGAGCCGCGGCATCATGCGACGGCTCCGCGGCGGCGCCCAGTCGGTGGCGTTCGCCCTGGGTGCCGGCGTCGCGAGCGTCTTCAGCGGCGACGTCGACGGACTGACCTTCCGCCGGTAG